A window of Chloracidobacterium sp. N contains these coding sequences:
- a CDS encoding UvrD-helicase domain-containing protein, translating to MECLSLSDEQRRAVEAPFGSNLVIAGPGTGKTRTLAYRVIHVIRALGVPPDNILAVTYTNKATEEMRYRLRWLLPDEAGRLTIGTFHSFCIRLLRQHHAHLDLPRHFGIADENAQIRLLQRLRPNITEQNARNILLHFSQERLGKLKDMDTLARENPFFAQYLAGLRHNALIDFDDILVLTGRLLNRTEILDEVRAGLRFILVDEFQDTDRMQYAILKRLALRQDLNTKRCENIIPVFAVADDDQSIFAWRGAHPENIHEFFTEFLAGQDEAVLRLETNYRCSGHIVEAANRLMAQAPRLFDKSPQAHRAAGKAVQIVPYGSPEEEIAGIAQDILTARQQNVPLSEMAILYRRHDTGQQIEVALLEKGIPCQVVRRTGQFEAPTVKQWLLLMRTIVNPDDDLALAELIGLICDDATRRYFEQQHRSATGKQALRHILWEALEADQSDVRRAAGKIVGWLAFGKTCLDTSPCLSHWIATLGAFLKADTAAMPPLAVPSPDLVTAARWLARLSEVKGTLVIAATDPLVEEVATYLVVHTLAGQAAFHVCAGRKLPPQIPTEKAVLLALDPAAEQTATRQWKFDGVLLVATTLPGQATYARRQVDPGALPTDERGAQPSRFVTLWKLMRTYLATTLQPLFADYTVVDLETTDKDAQHCDIVEVAAVRIRQGKETEAYSQLVRPTLEPISTEAEKTHHISPAMVADAPTFEEIAPALHAFLGQDLLVAHNGLAFDFRILRRRFREAGLTFDHPCFDTLLFARQLYADHPTIRRCRLEDLAQAHGIEIGTAHRALDDTRALAAVFQAMQRDYQEQRAATLGAETLGILALAMLLEMSETDADASSLFQAGAAMWKTATDDWLVSRLEGEPVAATALAVWRKRLGSDVTETVNQAPEVLAALAKRYDDLPTREGMQALLDFTRLMTAADHWRDCEAVTLMTIHAAKGLEFSHVWLPALEESSPVSGSPPPAANPNRHNNDRLEEERRLLYVGLTRAQEQAVLSWAKTRDGNSRTHLRFLADLGQLVSAGENGSAFSPDMA from the coding sequence ATGGAATGCCTTTCGCTGAGTGACGAGCAACGGCGGGCTGTCGAAGCGCCGTTCGGATCAAACCTGGTCATTGCCGGTCCCGGAACGGGCAAGACCCGGACGCTGGCGTACCGTGTCATCCATGTCATCCGGGCGTTGGGGGTGCCGCCGGACAACATCCTCGCCGTGACCTACACCAACAAGGCGACCGAGGAAATGCGCTATCGGCTGCGCTGGCTGCTCCCCGACGAAGCCGGACGGCTGACGATTGGCACCTTCCACAGCTTCTGCATTCGCCTGCTGCGGCAGCACCACGCGCACCTTGACCTCCCCAGGCATTTCGGCATTGCCGACGAAAACGCGCAAATCAGGCTGCTCCAGCGCCTGCGCCCCAACATCACAGAGCAAAACGCCCGCAACATCCTGCTGCACTTTTCCCAGGAGCGGCTGGGCAAACTCAAGGATATGGACACACTGGCCAGAGAAAATCCCTTCTTTGCCCAGTACCTGGCCGGACTGCGCCACAACGCCCTCATTGACTTCGATGACATCCTGGTATTGACCGGCAGGCTGCTCAACCGGACAGAGATTCTGGACGAAGTGCGGGCCGGACTGCGTTTCATCCTCGTGGATGAGTTTCAGGATACCGACCGCATGCAGTACGCCATCCTCAAACGTCTGGCCCTGCGGCAGGACCTGAATACCAAGCGCTGTGAAAACATCATTCCCGTTTTTGCCGTTGCTGACGATGACCAGTCCATCTTTGCGTGGCGCGGGGCGCACCCGGAAAACATCCACGAGTTTTTTACGGAGTTTCTTGCCGGGCAGGACGAGGCCGTGCTGCGGCTCGAAACCAACTACCGGTGTTCGGGCCACATCGTGGAAGCAGCCAACCGTCTTATGGCACAGGCGCCGCGCCTGTTTGACAAATCCCCACAGGCCCACCGTGCGGCCGGGAAAGCCGTTCAAATCGTCCCCTACGGCAGCCCGGAAGAAGAAATCGCGGGCATTGCCCAGGACATTCTCACCGCCCGGCAACAGAACGTCCCGCTGTCAGAAATGGCCATCCTCTACCGCCGCCACGACACAGGACAGCAGATCGAAGTCGCCTTGCTGGAGAAAGGCATTCCCTGCCAGGTCGTACGCCGCACAGGCCAGTTTGAAGCTCCCACGGTAAAGCAGTGGCTGCTGCTGATGCGCACCATTGTCAACCCTGACGACGACCTGGCCCTGGCGGAACTCATCGGGCTGATCTGTGACGATGCCACCCGCCGGTACTTTGAGCAACAGCACCGGAGTGCAACGGGCAAACAGGCACTGCGCCACATCCTCTGGGAGGCGCTTGAAGCCGACCAATCCGATGTGCGGCGCGCGGCCGGGAAAATCGTGGGCTGGCTTGCCTTTGGCAAAACCTGTCTGGACACTTCCCCGTGCCTGTCCCACTGGATAGCCACGCTGGGCGCGTTTCTCAAAGCCGACACGGCGGCCATGCCGCCGCTGGCTGTCCCTTCGCCTGATCTGGTCACGGCAGCCAGGTGGCTGGCGCGGCTGAGTGAAGTCAAAGGCACGCTGGTCATTGCCGCCACCGATCCACTCGTGGAAGAAGTCGCCACGTACCTCGTTGTGCATACCCTTGCCGGGCAGGCCGCCTTTCACGTTTGCGCCGGCCGCAAACTGCCTCCCCAGATACCGACTGAAAAGGCCGTCCTGCTGGCGCTTGACCCCGCGGCCGAACAGACAGCCACCCGGCAGTGGAAGTTTGACGGCGTCCTGCTCGTCGCAACGACCCTGCCGGGACAGGCAACCTATGCCCGCCGTCAGGTTGATCCTGGCGCGCTACCCACGGACGAACGGGGCGCGCAGCCAAGCCGTTTCGTCACCCTGTGGAAGCTGATGCGGACGTATCTGGCCACGACGCTGCAACCGCTCTTTGCGGATTACACCGTCGTGGACCTGGAAACGACGGATAAAGACGCACAGCACTGCGACATTGTGGAAGTCGCCGCCGTCCGCATCCGGCAGGGAAAGGAAACGGAAGCCTACAGCCAGCTCGTCCGACCGACCCTGGAGCCAATCTCCACCGAAGCCGAAAAGACCCATCACATCAGCCCGGCGATGGTGGCCGACGCCCCCACCTTCGAGGAGATCGCACCGGCGCTGCATGCCTTTCTGGGGCAGGATTTGCTCGTCGCGCACAACGGACTGGCCTTTGATTTCAGGATTCTCCGGCGCCGCTTCCGGGAGGCCGGACTGACATTCGACCACCCATGCTTTGACACCCTGCTCTTTGCACGGCAGCTCTATGCCGATCACCCCACCATCAGGCGTTGTCGCCTGGAAGACCTTGCGCAGGCGCATGGCATCGAGATAGGCACGGCGCACCGCGCACTCGATGACACACGTGCGCTGGCGGCAGTGTTTCAGGCGATGCAGCGGGACTACCAGGAACAGCGCGCCGCAACTCTCGGCGCAGAAACGCTGGGTATCCTGGCGCTGGCGATGCTGTTGGAGATGTCTGAAACCGACGCGGACGCCTCCAGCCTGTTTCAGGCAGGTGCGGCTATGTGGAAGACGGCCACGGATGACTGGCTCGTATCACGCCTGGAAGGCGAGCCGGTGGCAGCAACGGCCCTCGCTGTATGGAGGAAAAGATTGGGCAGCGATGTAACGGAGACGGTCAACCAGGCGCCGGAGGTGTTGGCCGCCCTGGCCAAGCGCTACGATGATCTTCCGACCCGTGAAGGCATGCAGGCGCTGCTGGATTTCACCCGCCTGATGACGGCGGCTGATCACTGGCGCGACTGTGAGGCCGTCACACTGATGACCATTCACGCCGCCAAGGGTCTGGAATTTTCCCACGTCTGGCTGCCGGCATTGGAAGAATCCTCCCCGGTGTCAGGCAGTCCGCCACCGGCAGCCAACCCGAACCGCCACAACAACGACCGGTTGGAGGAAGAACGCCGGCTGCTGTACGTCGGATTGACGCGCGCCCAGGAACAGGCCGTCTTGTCGTGGGCAAAAACCAGGGACGGGAACTCCAGGACCCACCTCCGCTTCCTTGCCGACCTTGGTCAGTTGGTTTCGGCAGGCGAAAACGGTTCCGCCTTCTCCCCCGACATGGCGTAA
- a CDS encoding competence/damage-inducible protein A: MSHAEIIAIGSELLTPFRSDTNSLWLTAELNALGIAVRRKTVVGDDELFLEETLRDALRNSPVVITTGGLGPTEDDITRKVVARVTQRPLVLQPDILDRIRHQFESRGLKMAPNNERQALVPRDAEALHNEYGTAPGIVIAEGDRLLILLPGPPREMRPMFTTHVRPRLAPLAGSTRLRTRTLRVAGMGESQVDDLIAPIYTRYTNPTTTILFNNTEVELHFTASAPSDAEAEALLDEVVGQVEQVLGVNVFSHCGETLEQIVGLRLTLKGYTIATAESCTGGLLSKRLTDVPGSSKYFLEGVIAYANEAKTRRLGVPAELIAAHGAVSAEVAEAMATGVKARAGTTIGVGITGIAGPDGGTDEKPVGLVYVGVAGDFIVTHRKFILPGDRDRIRHLASQVALDLVRRTFLL, encoded by the coding sequence ATGTCACATGCCGAAATCATTGCCATTGGCTCGGAACTGCTCACGCCGTTCCGCAGCGACACCAACTCCCTGTGGTTGACCGCCGAACTCAATGCCCTGGGCATTGCCGTGCGCCGCAAGACCGTCGTCGGTGACGACGAGTTGTTTCTGGAAGAAACCCTCCGCGATGCCCTCCGCAACTCGCCGGTCGTCATCACCACCGGCGGACTGGGGCCGACCGAGGATGACATCACGCGAAAGGTTGTGGCGCGTGTCACGCAGCGCCCGCTCGTACTCCAGCCGGACATTCTCGACCGCATCCGGCATCAGTTTGAAAGCCGCGGCCTGAAGATGGCCCCCAACAACGAACGGCAGGCACTTGTGCCGCGCGATGCCGAGGCGCTCCACAACGAATACGGCACGGCGCCGGGCATCGTGATTGCGGAAGGCGACCGGCTGCTCATTCTGCTGCCCGGACCGCCACGCGAAATGCGGCCGATGTTTACGACCCACGTTCGCCCCAGACTGGCGCCCCTGGCCGGCAGCACGCGCCTCCGCACCCGGACGTTACGGGTGGCCGGCATGGGCGAATCCCAAGTGGATGACCTGATTGCCCCGATTTATACGCGCTACACCAACCCCACCACGACGATCCTGTTCAACAACACCGAAGTCGAACTGCATTTCACTGCCAGCGCCCCCTCCGACGCCGAAGCCGAGGCGCTGCTCGATGAAGTCGTCGGGCAGGTTGAACAGGTGCTTGGCGTCAATGTGTTCTCGCACTGTGGCGAGACGCTGGAGCAGATTGTCGGGCTGCGGCTGACCCTCAAGGGCTACACCATTGCCACGGCTGAAAGCTGTACGGGTGGGCTGCTGTCCAAGCGCCTTACCGACGTGCCCGGCAGCTCGAAGTATTTTCTGGAAGGCGTCATTGCCTACGCCAACGAGGCCAAAACCCGCCGGCTGGGTGTTCCGGCCGAACTCATTGCCGCACACGGCGCGGTCAGCGCCGAAGTCGCCGAAGCCATGGCAACTGGCGTCAAGGCGCGCGCCGGAACAACGATTGGCGTCGGCATCACCGGCATTGCCGGCCCCGATGGCGGAACGGATGAAAAGCCGGTTGGATTGGTCTATGTCGGCGTTGCCGGCGACTTCATCGTGACGCACCGGAAGTTCATCCTGCCCGGCGACCGCGACCGCATCCGCCACCTGGCTTCGCAGGTTGCGCTCGATCTGGTCCGGCGGACCTTCCTGCTGTGA
- the purS gene encoding phosphoribosylformylglycinamidine synthase subunit PurS, translated as MKATVHVTLKPGVLDPQGQTIQRASEALGFTRIRDVRQGKFFEVELADSDDTEAARAELERFAREVLANPVIEDYRIEFLPA; from the coding sequence ATGAAAGCCACCGTGCACGTGACCCTCAAGCCGGGGGTACTTGACCCGCAGGGGCAAACCATTCAGCGCGCCAGTGAGGCCCTCGGCTTCACCCGCATTCGGGACGTTCGGCAGGGCAAGTTCTTCGAGGTCGAGCTGGCCGACAGCGACGACACTGAAGCCGCCCGCGCCGAGCTGGAACGGTTTGCCCGTGAGGTGCTGGCCAACCCGGTCATTGAAGACTACCGGATAGAGTTTCTTCCAGCCTGA
- the rplI gene encoding 50S ribosomal protein L9 has protein sequence MMELLLKENVEHLGIRGDIVKVRAGYGRNYLIPKGLALMATRANIKLIERERQRLVKLAEAELAAARSLSEKLATLTLTFPRKAGEKGTLYGSVTSMDVAEALAAQQLEVERRQIALKEPIKALGEYEVPVRLHRDVTVALKVVVVSDAPASDAPAAAAPATPVASPTDTAAPATAPAAE, from the coding sequence ATGATGGAACTGCTGTTGAAGGAAAATGTCGAGCACCTGGGTATTCGGGGCGACATCGTGAAGGTCCGCGCCGGCTATGGGCGCAACTATCTGATTCCCAAGGGACTGGCGCTCATGGCGACCCGCGCCAACATCAAGCTCATCGAGCGTGAGCGGCAGCGTCTGGTCAAGCTGGCTGAAGCCGAACTCGCCGCGGCCCGCTCGCTCAGCGAGAAGCTGGCCACCCTGACGCTGACCTTCCCGCGCAAGGCTGGTGAGAAGGGAACGCTCTACGGTTCGGTGACTTCGATGGACGTTGCCGAGGCGCTGGCCGCCCAGCAGCTCGAAGTCGAGCGGCGGCAAATTGCTCTCAAGGAGCCAATCAAGGCGCTTGGGGAATATGAAGTGCCGGTCAGGCTGCACCGCGATGTGACCGTGGCGCTCAAGGTCGTCGTGGTCTCCGACGCACCAGCGTCCGACGCACCAGCGGCGGCGGCCCCTGCCACACCGGTTGCCAGCCCTACGGATACTGCCGCCCCGGCCACCGCGCCGGCGGCGGAGTAG
- the rpsF gene encoding 30S ribosomal protein S6, producing MNTKCDRLYEVMFIVDPDLPEGEMEGIVESLSTQITSQGGVVNKVEKIGRQRLAYMIRKGSRRFYEGFYILLHVNGTGREIAETERRLRVLDPVIRFLTVRVDEDLKRAQKIKARRERRMEIRAARRTANNAGAESEGDE from the coding sequence GTGAATACGAAGTGTGATCGTCTTTATGAAGTGATGTTTATTGTCGATCCTGACCTGCCGGAAGGGGAAATGGAAGGTATTGTAGAGTCCCTTTCCACGCAGATCACCAGTCAGGGTGGGGTGGTCAACAAGGTCGAAAAGATCGGCCGGCAGCGACTGGCCTATATGATCCGTAAGGGAAGTCGCCGGTTTTACGAGGGCTTTTATATTCTGCTCCATGTCAACGGCACGGGGCGGGAAATTGCCGAAACGGAGCGTCGGTTGCGGGTGCTCGATCCGGTCATCCGCTTTCTGACGGTACGTGTGGATGAAGACCTCAAGCGCGCCCAGAAAATCAAGGCCCGCCGGGAGCGGCGGATGGAAATACGCGCCGCGCGCCGGACGGCAAACAATGCTGGTGCTGAGTCAGAGGGTGACGAATAG
- the pth gene encoding aminoacyl-tRNA hydrolase, which yields MKCVVGLGNPGATYALTRHNIGFLVVDALAERAGRPIKLAECEALTGRITVGTEVVLLAKPQTFMNASGQAVALLCARYDCNPQRDLLAVVDDVALPFGRLRLRAKGSAGGHNGLKSLNAKLRTEHYARLRVGIGPAHPVENLADFVLSRFSAAEQAELPAVTARAADAVEAWVHYGIEPAMARFNA from the coding sequence GTGAAGTGTGTCGTGGGACTTGGCAATCCCGGCGCAACCTATGCCCTGACGCGCCACAACATCGGCTTTCTGGTGGTGGATGCACTGGCGGAACGCGCCGGCCGGCCCATCAAGCTGGCGGAGTGCGAAGCCCTGACCGGTCGCATCACCGTGGGCACCGAGGTGGTCCTGCTCGCCAAGCCGCAGACCTTTATGAATGCTTCGGGACAGGCGGTAGCGCTGCTGTGTGCCAGGTATGACTGTAACCCGCAGCGTGACCTGCTGGCCGTGGTGGATGATGTCGCCCTGCCCTTCGGCCGCCTGCGCCTGCGCGCCAAGGGAAGCGCTGGCGGTCACAATGGTTTGAAGTCCTTGAATGCGAAGCTCAGAACCGAGCACTATGCCCGCCTTCGGGTGGGCATCGGCCCGGCGCACCCGGTCGAAAACCTGGCTGATTTCGTGCTGAGCCGTTTTTCGGCGGCGGAACAGGCGGAGCTGCCGGCCGTGACGGCGCGCGCCGCCGATGCCGTCGAAGCCTGGGTACACTATGGCATCGAGCCGGCCATGGCACGGTTCAATGCCTGA
- a CDS encoding 50S ribosomal protein L25, translated as MIADTVIEVQARQKLGSNEARRCRRAGAIPVNVYGRQQPSFNGLVDRKAFAAFVRKGVSRATVFNISLPEEGLVPVIIREVQTHPVRGSIEHLDFLRVALDEPVKTPVPLRLQGEPLGVKQGAVLQRGVRTLTVKCLTAQLPTEIVVDITDLKIGGRIYAQDVKLPEGVQLLSPPTQLIASLVGTRASAEAAAAAAGEAPKKGKK; from the coding sequence ATGATTGCTGACACCGTGATTGAAGTGCAGGCGCGGCAGAAGCTTGGTTCCAACGAGGCGCGGCGCTGTCGCCGGGCCGGAGCCATTCCGGTCAATGTCTATGGGCGCCAACAGCCGTCATTCAATGGTCTGGTGGACCGCAAAGCCTTCGCGGCGTTCGTGCGCAAGGGGGTGAGTCGGGCTACGGTGTTCAACATCAGCCTGCCGGAAGAAGGGCTCGTGCCGGTCATCATCCGGGAAGTGCAGACCCATCCGGTACGCGGTTCCATCGAGCACCTGGACTTTTTGCGCGTGGCCCTGGATGAGCCGGTCAAGACCCCGGTGCCCCTGCGTTTGCAGGGCGAGCCGCTGGGGGTCAAGCAGGGGGCGGTGTTGCAGCGTGGGGTACGCACGCTCACGGTCAAGTGTCTGACGGCGCAACTGCCCACAGAAATCGTGGTGGACATCACGGACCTGAAGATTGGCGGGCGCATCTATGCACAGGATGTCAAGCTGCCCGAAGGTGTGCAGTTGCTCTCGCCGCCCACCCAACTCATCGCCTCGCTGGTCGGCACGCGCGCTTCCGCCGAGGCGGCGGCCGCAGCCGCAGGTGAAGCGCCGAAGAAGGGCAAGAAGTAG
- a CDS encoding ribose-phosphate pyrophosphokinase, producing MRVFCGNANRPLAEEICRYLGIQLGDANTTRFSDGEFNYQINENVRGADVFIVQPTCPPVDSHVIELLIMLDAFRRSSAERITAVIPYFGYARKDRKDRPRVPISAKVMANIITTAGATRVLTMDLHAGQIQGFFDIPVDHLYAAPVLLDYFAKKKLENLVVVAPDAGGVERARAYAKRLDADLALADKRRDKEQANTVEVMNIVGQVEGRPALIVDDMVDTAGSLTQVAQAIADKGATAVYACCTHAVLSGPALERIANSPIEELVVTNTIPHPNLALSRIRVLSVAGLLAEAIRSIHTATSVSRLFV from the coding sequence ATGCGCGTGTTCTGTGGCAACGCCAATCGTCCCCTGGCGGAGGAAATCTGTCGCTACCTTGGCATCCAGCTCGGCGATGCCAACACCACCCGTTTCAGCGACGGCGAGTTCAACTACCAGATCAATGAAAACGTCCGGGGGGCCGATGTCTTCATCGTTCAGCCGACCTGCCCGCCGGTAGATAGCCACGTCATCGAACTGCTCATCATGCTGGATGCCTTCCGGCGGTCCTCGGCGGAACGCATCACGGCGGTCATCCCCTACTTTGGCTATGCCCGCAAGGACCGGAAAGACCGCCCACGGGTGCCGATTTCAGCCAAGGTCATGGCCAACATCATCACCACCGCCGGGGCGACGCGCGTGCTGACCATGGACCTGCACGCCGGGCAGATTCAGGGCTTTTTCGATATTCCGGTGGATCACCTCTACGCCGCGCCGGTGCTGCTGGATTACTTTGCCAAGAAAAAGCTGGAAAACCTTGTCGTCGTGGCGCCGGATGCCGGTGGCGTCGAGCGCGCCCGGGCCTACGCCAAGCGGCTGGATGCCGATCTGGCCCTGGCCGACAAGCGGCGTGACAAGGAACAGGCCAACACGGTCGAGGTCATGAACATCGTGGGGCAGGTCGAGGGCCGCCCCGCCCTGATTGTGGATGACATGGTGGATACGGCCGGGTCACTGACGCAGGTCGCACAGGCCATTGCCGACAAGGGGGCAACGGCCGTGTACGCCTGCTGTACTCATGCCGTGCTCTCCGGCCCGGCGCTGGAGCGGATTGCCAACTCTCCGATTGAAGAGCTCGTGGTGACGAACACCATTCCGCACCCGAACCTGGCCCTGTCCAGGATTCGGGTGCTGAGTGTGGCGGGGTTGCTGGCGGAAGCCATCCGCTCCATTCACACGGCCACGTCGGTCAGTCGGCTTTTTGTGTAG
- the ispE gene encoding 4-(cytidine 5'-diphospho)-2-C-methyl-D-erythritol kinase, with the protein MPMPVVFPSFAKINLSLEVIGRRPDGYHELRTVFQTIDLCDWLEIDITDEPAISLTCDEPTLACDERNLVVRAARELQAATGVAQGARLHLRKRIPMQAGLGGGSSNAAVTLLALQRLWGVTLPAVTCQRIAAALGADVPFFLTGGTALGLGRGDDITPLPEVSLPVIVVVNPGLAVPTGPVFRRLNAGLTDAETVRKLAACLPNRVDWLATGNDLEATVFDAFPLVREVRDRLSALGAHVARMSGSGSTVFGLFGEVQAGEAARQACLNAGWQAWLVSSVSREAYVERLKGTITGLAP; encoded by the coding sequence ATGCCCATGCCCGTTGTGTTTCCATCCTTTGCCAAGATCAACCTGTCGCTGGAAGTTATCGGCCGGCGACCGGACGGCTATCACGAACTGCGAACCGTCTTCCAGACGATTGACCTCTGCGACTGGCTGGAAATTGACATCACAGACGAGCCGGCCATCTCGCTGACCTGCGATGAGCCGACACTGGCCTGCGACGAGCGGAATCTGGTCGTGCGGGCGGCCCGGGAGCTTCAGGCGGCGACGGGGGTTGCGCAGGGCGCGCGCCTGCACCTGCGGAAGCGCATCCCCATGCAGGCCGGACTGGGTGGCGGAAGCAGCAACGCGGCCGTGACACTGCTGGCGCTGCAACGGCTGTGGGGCGTGACTCTGCCGGCAGTGACGTGTCAGCGCATCGCAGCGGCGCTGGGGGCGGATGTGCCGTTTTTTCTGACCGGCGGCACGGCGCTCGGTCTGGGACGCGGGGATGACATCACCCCTCTGCCGGAGGTCAGTCTGCCGGTCATTGTGGTTGTCAATCCCGGGCTGGCGGTTCCAACCGGCCCCGTGTTTCGGCGTTTGAACGCAGGGTTGACAGACGCGGAGACCGTCCGTAAACTGGCGGCTTGCTTACCAAACCGGGTGGATTGGTTGGCAACTGGAAATGACCTTGAAGCGACCGTCTTTGACGCCTTTCCACTGGTACGGGAAGTGCGTGATCGGTTGTCCGCCCTCGGCGCTCATGTAGCCCGCATGTCAGGCAGCGGCAGCACGGTGTTCGGTCTCTTCGGGGAGGTACAGGCCGGGGAGGCGGCGCGGCAGGCTTGTCTGAATGCCGGATGGCAGGCGTGGCTGGTCTCCTCGGTGAGCCGTGAAGCTTATGTGGAGCGCCTGAAGGGAACGATAACCGGATTGGCGCCGTGA
- a CDS encoding prolipoprotein diacylglyceryl transferase — protein MFPELFEIPGTGFIINTYGVLLAIGFLSGMWLAGRFAVADGLPRGEVLDIVLYALIASLVGSRVLLVVVEWESFHRDWRAIFSLDVLRSGGVFYGGLLAAIAASLLLVRWRGLDWWRVADACAPGIALGQFFGRLGCFAAGCCWGRPTNAWCGVRFSERGHELTGVPYGIPLHPTQLYESVATLGLCLALGWLFHRRRFRGQIILAYMFGYAVIRFVIEIWRDDPRGAVGPFSTSQAIALGCAAFAVGAWLVRRRQAAIVTDIVTDASAPAVPSPPPPASPPSSPSLLPPES, from the coding sequence ATGTTTCCCGAACTGTTCGAGATTCCCGGCACAGGCTTCATCATCAACACCTACGGCGTGTTGCTCGCCATTGGCTTTCTCAGCGGCATGTGGCTGGCCGGACGGTTTGCCGTTGCCGATGGTCTGCCCCGTGGTGAGGTGCTGGACATCGTGCTGTATGCGCTCATCGCCTCGCTGGTCGGGTCGCGGGTGCTGCTCGTCGTGGTCGAATGGGAGAGCTTTCACAGGGACTGGCGGGCCATCTTCTCGCTCGATGTGCTGCGCTCCGGCGGGGTCTTCTATGGCGGACTGCTGGCGGCGATTGCGGCCAGTCTGTTGCTTGTCCGGTGGCGCGGACTTGACTGGTGGCGGGTGGCGGACGCCTGCGCGCCCGGCATTGCCCTGGGGCAGTTCTTCGGCCGCCTGGGATGTTTTGCCGCCGGGTGCTGCTGGGGGCGGCCCACCAACGCCTGGTGCGGGGTGCGCTTCTCCGAACGCGGGCATGAACTGACCGGCGTGCCCTACGGCATTCCCCTCCATCCAACCCAGCTCTACGAGAGCGTGGCCACACTCGGTCTTTGCCTGGCGCTGGGCTGGCTTTTCCACCGGCGGCGGTTTCGCGGGCAAATCATCCTGGCGTACATGTTCGGCTATGCCGTCATCCGGTTCGTGATTGAAATCTGGCGCGACGATCCGCGTGGTGCCGTCGGGCCGTTTTCCACCTCGCAGGCCATTGCCCTGGGCTGCGCCGCCTTTGCCGTCGGGGCCTGGCTGGTCCGGCGGCGGCAGGCAGCGATTGTCACCGACATTGTCACTGACGCCAGCGCGCCGGCTGTGCCGTCACCGCCCCCGCCAGCTTCACCGCCGTCATCACCGTCCTTGCTTCCCCCCGAATCCTGA